A genomic region of Runella rosea contains the following coding sequences:
- a CDS encoding TonB-dependent receptor, with product MRFWKWMVGVLVGGGLLNEAYSQKIVVKGVVMEAGTNEPLTSVTIVDSTRKLFTTTNRYGYFNVIPNKLPVALQISLVGYEAQQVYITKDTVLRLYLKPQTLQEVEVRASYQPTLQPNLVTLTPTLLNNLPSVGGEKDLLKAISIFSGVAAGSELSSGINVRGGANDQNLYYLDGAPIYSVGHLFNFLSLFNPDAVQRVHFYKGDFPVEYGGRLSSVTDVSFREGNKNRWEGKAEVGVVSAKFSLEGPIKTNKTSLLLTGRSAYLNLFNLGKKKAIQNHEQGNFLGYNFYDLNVKLNHSFNQNHKLFLSYYRGVDYYEVLQNSLFGTNVDHNLRRLTNQLLSVRSYHVLSSRLFLQTGLHFTQYAFRYNEGSTMFRVATVQPKPWMKPEKTFTKISEIYTISNGKIQDVSANFLADWTVASGVKAKLGADLIHHTYEPVSYRRKEENQDSVSLKEASASALEGGVFGSLMVNLSSKMQWNVGARYSYFQTKQVNYQGLEPRTSLTYRTDNASIQLSATRMIQYNHALVKSGGLTDKITWVPSTPGILPQSSWQYAVGWSQSRPGQTFKYSIGAYYKQMQNLSMYRYYYGDPYLYYRWEANTLSGGKGRAYGLELTAEKSFRRWSGGVNYTLSRNQRHYDELNESKWFNDLYDRRHILNLNGVYKMSKTLQLSFLWVYYSGQRYDLPAGRIAANPLVPEYVVYDQKNNGKYPDYHRLDVGLTKKYFLTKGRYWEINLNVYNLYSRKNTYRLYPAVEVITDEQHRPLERRNVIRSASVFPILPSISIAYKFR from the coding sequence ATGCGTTTTTGGAAATGGATGGTGGGTGTTTTGGTGGGAGGAGGCTTGCTCAATGAAGCCTATTCTCAAAAGATAGTGGTCAAAGGAGTCGTTATGGAGGCAGGGACGAATGAGCCCCTGACCTCCGTAACGATTGTCGACAGTACCCGTAAGCTCTTTACGACCACCAATCGGTACGGGTACTTTAATGTTATTCCGAACAAACTGCCCGTTGCTCTCCAAATCTCATTGGTTGGCTACGAGGCCCAACAGGTATACATCACCAAAGATACCGTCTTAAGGCTCTATTTGAAGCCTCAAACGTTGCAGGAGGTGGAGGTCAGGGCGAGTTATCAACCCACCCTTCAGCCCAATCTTGTGACCCTTACGCCTACACTGCTCAACAATCTGCCGAGTGTGGGAGGGGAGAAAGACCTGCTGAAAGCCATCAGTATTTTTTCCGGGGTGGCGGCCGGCAGCGAACTTTCATCGGGGATCAACGTACGGGGAGGGGCCAACGATCAAAACCTGTATTATCTGGATGGAGCACCCATCTACAGTGTCGGGCATTTGTTTAATTTCCTGTCGCTTTTCAATCCTGATGCGGTGCAGCGGGTGCATTTTTATAAAGGAGATTTTCCGGTAGAATACGGCGGGCGACTTTCTTCGGTGACGGATGTGTCTTTTCGGGAAGGCAATAAAAATCGGTGGGAAGGAAAGGCGGAAGTGGGCGTTGTTTCGGCCAAGTTCTCGTTGGAGGGGCCCATCAAAACCAATAAAACTTCTTTATTGCTGACCGGGCGCAGTGCGTATCTGAATCTCTTTAATTTGGGTAAGAAAAAAGCCATTCAGAACCATGAGCAGGGGAATTTTTTAGGGTATAATTTTTATGACCTTAATGTAAAGCTCAATCATTCCTTCAATCAGAATCATAAGCTGTTTTTGAGTTATTATCGGGGAGTGGATTATTACGAGGTACTTCAAAACTCGCTCTTTGGAACCAACGTCGATCATAACCTTCGCCGATTAACCAACCAATTGCTTTCGGTACGTTCGTACCATGTGCTGAGTTCACGCCTTTTTCTTCAAACGGGGCTTCATTTTACACAATACGCGTTTCGGTACAATGAAGGATCGACGATGTTCAGGGTAGCTACCGTTCAGCCCAAACCGTGGATGAAACCGGAAAAAACATTTACGAAGATCAGTGAAATTTATACCATCAGCAACGGAAAAATACAGGACGTATCCGCCAATTTTCTGGCTGATTGGACCGTCGCTTCGGGCGTCAAAGCAAAACTGGGGGCCGATCTCATTCACCATACCTATGAGCCCGTTTCGTACCGTCGGAAAGAAGAAAATCAGGATTCTGTGTCGCTTAAAGAAGCCTCCGCTTCGGCTTTGGAGGGCGGAGTATTTGGCAGTTTGATGGTAAACCTATCCTCCAAAATGCAATGGAATGTCGGGGCAAGGTACTCGTATTTTCAAACAAAGCAGGTGAATTACCAAGGGCTTGAACCCAGAACATCGCTTACGTACCGGACAGACAATGCAAGCATTCAGCTTAGCGCCACCCGGATGATTCAGTACAACCACGCGCTGGTAAAAAGCGGAGGATTAACGGATAAAATCACGTGGGTGCCTTCAACACCGGGTATTTTGCCGCAGTCCTCGTGGCAGTACGCCGTCGGTTGGTCGCAGTCGCGCCCGGGGCAAACGTTTAAGTACAGCATTGGGGCTTATTATAAACAAATGCAGAATCTGAGCATGTACCGCTATTACTATGGCGATCCTTACCTGTATTATCGTTGGGAGGCAAATACCCTGTCGGGAGGCAAAGGACGGGCCTACGGACTGGAATTGACCGCTGAAAAAAGCTTTCGACGTTGGTCCGGGGGAGTCAATTATACCTTATCGCGGAACCAACGACACTATGACGAACTGAACGAAAGCAAATGGTTTAATGATCTCTACGACCGCCGTCATATCCTCAACCTCAATGGTGTCTATAAAATGAGTAAGACCCTGCAACTGTCTTTTTTGTGGGTGTATTACAGCGGACAACGCTATGATCTGCCGGCCGGTAGGATCGCCGCCAATCCGCTGGTGCCTGAATACGTTGTGTATGACCAAAAAAACAATGGAAAATACCCCGATTATCACCGATTGGATGTTGGGTTGACAAAAAAATATTTTTTAACCAAAGGGCGTTATTGGGAAATCAACCTCAACGTGTATAACCTCTACAGTCGGAAAAATACGTATCGACTGTATCCGGCGGTGGAAGTCATTACCGATGAGCAGCATCGGCCGCTTGAACGTCGAAACGTCATAAGATCGGCCTCCGTCTTTCCGATATTACCGTCCATAAGTATTGCTTATAAATTCAGATGA
- a CDS encoding outer membrane beta-barrel protein, producing MKTGKKALFVCLFLFTWINVNRVLGQSHFAIAPVIGIIHGSVTANNYFDIPAVRDKGYGPLLGVMGHYFVTPKWSISTGMNYHRINYRRTTPNENLYKSNHWNIPVLINYKIIDRALSPYFSAGGVLSSRSVYLDIALARPKFATAFDLTIGAGVIYKPTSRVGWIIQPLWQKEVAPKPNNAILPRYNASKVSLQVQMLVQL from the coding sequence ATGAAAACCGGTAAGAAAGCACTGTTTGTCTGTTTATTTTTATTCACATGGATAAACGTAAACAGGGTACTGGGACAGAGTCATTTTGCTATTGCTCCTGTGATAGGTATTATCCATGGGTCTGTAACAGCAAATAACTATTTTGATATTCCTGCTGTTCGCGATAAAGGCTATGGGCCCTTGTTAGGTGTAATGGGGCACTATTTTGTAACTCCCAAGTGGTCGATTTCAACGGGGATGAATTATCACAGGATTAACTATCGAAGAACAACTCCAAATGAAAATCTATATAAAAGTAATCATTGGAATATTCCTGTATTGATAAACTACAAGATAATTGATCGTGCTTTGTCTCCGTATTTTTCTGCCGGGGGAGTTCTTTCATCTCGTTCAGTTTACCTAGATATTGCCCTAGCAAGGCCTAAATTTGCTACAGCTTTCGATCTTACTATTGGTGCTGGGGTTATTTATAAACCTACTTCAAGGGTGGGTTGGATCATACAGCCCTTATGGCAAAAAGAAGTAGCGCCCAAACCCAACAATGCTATACTTCCCAGGTATAATGCCTCAAAGGTTTCGTTACAGGTACAGATGCTTGTTCAGCTTTAA
- a CDS encoding DUF4249 domain-containing protein — translation MMRSFPVLLLACGIISCEVISTKNVKLPSSPEKLVVNGVVSNVGVGVYVTKTLPVLQSNPTSPLLEATVSLQTNGMPWAVLQKGADLYMSDSNWKYTDNLTVEVQHPALGKALAVPEPLPSALTMSEVSAVYTKQQTEASINLAFRDVSGADYYAYKMIAVKDGVPLTNESIYKIPLDALMNDLSFDNQTKKIISRLFLLKEAGNNQTIRANQVKVYLYHLSAATYDYYRSLREYDSYNEDTFAEVLPVKNNIQNGYGFVGACSIDTITVNIKQ, via the coding sequence ATGATGCGTAGTTTCCCGGTGCTTTTGCTGGCTTGCGGAATCATTTCCTGCGAAGTCATTTCAACCAAAAACGTCAAGTTGCCGTCTTCTCCTGAGAAGTTGGTCGTGAATGGCGTGGTTTCTAATGTGGGCGTGGGCGTTTATGTGACCAAAACGCTGCCCGTGCTGCAATCCAATCCCACGTCTCCGCTTCTGGAAGCGACGGTAAGTCTGCAAACGAATGGAATGCCGTGGGCGGTATTACAAAAGGGTGCCGATCTGTATATGTCAGACAGCAATTGGAAGTATACCGATAATCTTACGGTAGAGGTACAGCATCCTGCATTGGGAAAAGCCTTGGCTGTACCCGAGCCCCTTCCGAGTGCGCTAACGATGAGTGAGGTCTCGGCCGTGTATACGAAACAACAAACAGAGGCGTCCATTAACCTGGCTTTTCGGGATGTATCGGGCGCAGATTATTATGCCTACAAAATGATCGCGGTCAAAGACGGCGTGCCGTTGACCAACGAAAGTATCTATAAAATACCGCTGGATGCGTTGATGAACGATTTGAGTTTTGACAATCAAACAAAGAAAATCATCTCCCGCCTGTTTTTACTCAAAGAAGCAGGCAATAATCAAACGATTAGGGCAAATCAGGTAAAAGTGTATCTGTATCACCTCTCCGCCGCCACTTACGACTATTATCGCTCCCTGCGTGAATATGACTCGTACAATGAGGATACGTTTGCGGAGGTATTGCCGGTTAAAAATAACATTCAAAACGGCTACGGCTTTGTGGGTGCCTGCAGCATTGATACCATTACAGTCAACATAAAACAATGA
- the atpG gene encoding ATP synthase F1 subunit gamma — MASLKEVRNRITSVNSTQQITKAMKMVAAAKLRRAQDAIIQMRPYAKKLGEMLATVSAGTETAAESPYKQVRTVEKVLIVTVTSDRGLCGAFNTNVIKAAVALIQEKYATQAAKGNVEILALGKKGGEAFLRRGFKVNTDFMDVYTRLSFGVVKEAAESIMADFEAGKYDAVEVVFNEFKNVATQIIRADQLLPIPEAKNDLKTATTSNVNYTFEPSEEQIVTDLIPKTLKIQLYRAVLESNASEHGARMTAMDKATDNAQELIKALRLEYNRSRQAAITKEILEIVGGAEALSQG, encoded by the coding sequence ATGGCTTCATTAAAAGAAGTTCGCAATAGAATCACGTCGGTTAACTCGACGCAACAAATCACGAAGGCCATGAAAATGGTGGCCGCCGCTAAGCTTCGCCGTGCGCAAGACGCCATCATCCAGATGCGCCCTTACGCCAAGAAGTTGGGCGAAATGCTCGCTACGGTATCGGCAGGAACCGAAACCGCCGCCGAAAGCCCTTACAAGCAAGTGCGCACCGTCGAGAAAGTGTTGATTGTCACTGTTACCTCCGACCGTGGACTTTGCGGTGCTTTCAATACCAACGTCATCAAAGCCGCCGTGGCCCTCATTCAGGAAAAATACGCGACGCAAGCCGCCAAAGGCAACGTAGAAATATTGGCTTTGGGTAAAAAAGGCGGCGAGGCATTTTTGCGCCGGGGGTTCAAGGTAAATACTGACTTCATGGATGTGTATACCCGTTTGAGCTTTGGTGTGGTGAAAGAAGCGGCCGAAAGCATCATGGCCGATTTTGAAGCTGGCAAATACGACGCCGTTGAAGTGGTGTTCAATGAGTTCAAAAACGTAGCCACCCAAATCATCCGCGCCGATCAGCTTTTGCCGATTCCAGAAGCGAAAAATGATTTGAAAACGGCCACTACGTCTAACGTTAACTATACTTTTGAGCCTTCGGAAGAGCAAATCGTGACCGATTTGATTCCTAAAACACTCAAAATCCAGTTGTACCGCGCGGTGCTCGAATCCAACGCCTCTGAGCACGGAGCACGAATGACCGCGATGGACAAAGCAACTGACAACGCCCAAGAGCTCATCAAAGCCCTGCGCTTAGAATACAACCGCTCGCGCCAAGCCGCCATCACCAAGGAAATCCTGGAGATTGTCGGTGGGGCCGAAGCGCTTTCACAAGGGTAA
- a CDS encoding FAD-binding and (Fe-S)-binding domain-containing protein: MFYATPTQLPFQQLTLDFEGEFYFDNSVTHQAIRRLYSTDASVYQETPLAVALPKTISDIQKLILFAVEHGLTLIPRAAGTSLAGQVVGEGIVVDISKYFDKILEINADERWVRVQPGVIRDDLNVVLKPYGLMFGPETSTANRAMIGGMIGNNSCGLHSISWGATRDHLVEVKALLSDGSEVVFGQQSIPNQADSLRERIEQGLTSLLTDAGNQKLIREKFPKKTVTRRNSGYALDALLDVPNGGLNLPKLIAGSEGTLCFITEAKLNLLPLPPAELGLLCVHCHSLHESLLANGIAMKHQPLASELVDKYIMDFTKEHNEYRHNRFFIEGDPAAMLMVEFGAETRVEVETTAAKLVAELKLNGLGYAYPLLFGHESKKAWDVRKAGLGLIRNLPGDLQPVNLIEDCAVAVEDLPNYIEDLGEVLKKHQVHASYYAHAGAGELHVEPMVNLKTSEGKAKFRAILADTAMLLKKYNGSLSGEHGDGRLRGEFIPFMMGEEVYGLFREVKNLFDPQGVFNRGKIVDTPPMNEFLRYQPDQKAPHIETVFDFSKQESLLRLAEKCSGSGDCRKTHITGGTMCPSYMATRRERDTTRARANMLRHFYTESSSVNASAEETKEILDLCLSCKGCKSECPSSVDISKMKAEFLQSYYDKNGVPFRSRLIANFSQQMRLASIAPWAYNSIFGNESLRRIANKVVGFHPDRTMPMLSKTTLKDWHKARTQSGGKRVYLFCDEFTNYNDVEIGQKAILLLEKLGYEVIIPKHSESGRTYLSKGLVKEAKKIAIQNVEMLKDVISDNAPLIGIEPSAILTFRDEYLDLVPNELQEAAQKLAKNALQFEEFIAREIDVKRIHRQQFTNEQKTIKLHGHCHQKALSSLTPSKKMLSLPENYTVQLIPSGCCGMAGSFGYEEEHYDLSMQVGELVLFPTVRQQPEEVIIAAPGTSCRHQIKDGTGRKAKHPIEILWEALRS, from the coding sequence ATGTTTTACGCTACACCTACTCAACTTCCTTTTCAACAATTAACCCTTGATTTTGAGGGAGAATTCTATTTTGACAATTCGGTTACCCACCAAGCCATTCGGCGGTTGTACTCAACCGATGCTTCTGTATATCAGGAAACACCGCTGGCGGTAGCCTTACCGAAAACAATCAGTGATATTCAAAAACTCATTTTGTTTGCCGTCGAGCATGGCCTCACGCTGATTCCGCGCGCGGCGGGAACTTCCCTTGCGGGCCAAGTGGTAGGTGAGGGAATTGTGGTGGATATTTCTAAATACTTTGACAAAATCCTCGAAATAAATGCGGACGAACGCTGGGTGCGCGTGCAGCCGGGTGTGATTCGTGACGACCTCAATGTGGTCTTGAAGCCCTACGGTTTGATGTTCGGACCCGAAACGTCTACTGCTAACCGTGCCATGATTGGTGGGATGATTGGTAATAACTCATGCGGGCTACACTCCATCAGTTGGGGCGCTACCCGCGACCATTTAGTGGAAGTTAAAGCCTTATTAAGCGATGGAAGCGAGGTGGTTTTTGGCCAACAATCGATCCCCAATCAAGCAGATTCTCTGCGGGAGCGTATTGAGCAAGGCCTTACTTCACTTTTGACAGACGCAGGCAATCAAAAACTTATTCGGGAGAAATTTCCAAAAAAAACGGTCACCCGCCGTAATTCAGGCTACGCGCTTGACGCGCTGCTTGATGTACCGAACGGCGGCTTGAATCTCCCCAAACTTATTGCGGGCTCAGAAGGAACGCTGTGTTTTATTACCGAAGCCAAACTCAACCTTTTGCCCTTACCACCCGCCGAGCTTGGGTTGCTGTGTGTGCATTGCCATTCGCTGCATGAATCACTGCTGGCAAACGGTATCGCAATGAAACACCAGCCGTTGGCGTCGGAGTTGGTGGATAAATACATCATGGATTTTACCAAAGAGCACAACGAATACCGTCACAATCGCTTTTTTATTGAAGGTGATCCCGCGGCGATGCTCATGGTGGAATTTGGTGCGGAAACCCGCGTAGAAGTAGAAACAACGGCGGCAAAATTGGTGGCTGAACTGAAGCTCAACGGCCTAGGTTATGCGTATCCGTTGTTGTTTGGCCATGAATCCAAAAAAGCTTGGGATGTGCGCAAAGCAGGCTTGGGCCTGATTCGAAACTTGCCTGGCGATTTACAGCCCGTCAACCTCATCGAAGATTGCGCCGTAGCGGTGGAAGATTTGCCGAATTATATCGAAGATTTGGGCGAAGTGCTCAAAAAACACCAAGTACATGCTTCGTACTACGCCCATGCAGGAGCTGGCGAGCTGCACGTGGAGCCGATGGTTAACCTGAAAACTTCGGAAGGTAAGGCCAAGTTTCGGGCTATCTTGGCAGATACGGCCATGTTGCTCAAAAAATACAATGGTTCGCTCTCGGGCGAGCACGGCGACGGCCGCCTGCGCGGCGAGTTTATTCCGTTTATGATGGGAGAGGAAGTGTATGGGTTGTTTCGGGAAGTAAAAAATTTGTTTGACCCGCAAGGAGTATTCAATCGGGGGAAAATTGTGGATACACCGCCGATGAACGAATTCCTGCGTTATCAGCCCGACCAAAAAGCCCCTCATATCGAAACAGTTTTTGATTTTTCAAAACAAGAAAGCTTGTTAAGATTGGCCGAAAAGTGCAGTGGTTCGGGCGATTGTCGTAAAACGCACATTACTGGAGGGACCATGTGCCCAAGCTACATGGCAACGCGGCGTGAGCGCGACACAACCCGCGCCCGCGCCAATATGCTGCGTCATTTTTATACTGAATCGTCTTCGGTCAATGCCAGTGCCGAAGAAACCAAGGAGATTTTGGACCTTTGTTTATCCTGTAAAGGTTGCAAATCGGAGTGCCCGTCGAGCGTGGATATTTCCAAGATGAAGGCGGAGTTTTTGCAAAGCTATTATGATAAAAACGGAGTGCCGTTTCGGTCGCGGTTGATTGCCAATTTTTCGCAACAGATGCGTTTGGCAAGCATTGCACCGTGGGCGTATAATTCCATTTTTGGCAATGAATCACTGCGGCGCATCGCCAACAAAGTGGTGGGTTTTCACCCCGACCGAACCATGCCAATGTTGTCAAAAACAACCCTTAAAGATTGGCATAAGGCCAGAACACAAAGCGGAGGTAAGCGGGTGTATCTTTTCTGCGATGAATTTACAAATTACAACGACGTTGAAATAGGCCAGAAAGCGATTTTATTGCTCGAAAAACTAGGCTATGAAGTCATCATTCCCAAGCACTCCGAAAGCGGCCGGACGTATCTTTCAAAGGGCTTGGTGAAAGAGGCAAAGAAAATAGCGATTCAGAACGTAGAAATGCTCAAGGATGTCATCTCTGACAATGCCCCTCTGATTGGTATTGAGCCTTCCGCTATTTTGACTTTTCGGGATGAATACCTCGATTTGGTCCCCAATGAACTTCAGGAAGCCGCCCAAAAATTAGCCAAAAATGCCCTGCAGTTTGAAGAGTTTATTGCGCGAGAAATAGATGTAAAACGTATTCATCGTCAACAGTTTACGAATGAACAAAAAACCATTAAATTGCACGGGCATTGCCATCAAAAAGCCTTGTCGTCGCTGACGCCGAGCAAAAAGATGCTGTCATTGCCCGAAAATTATACCGTTCAGTTGATTCCTTCGGGTTGCTGCGGCATGGCGGGGTCTTTTGGCTACGAAGAGGAGCATTATGATTTGTCGATGCAAGTGGGTGAATTGGTGCTTTTTCCTACGGTACGTCAACAGCCCGAAGAGGTCATTATTGCCGCGCCAGGCACGAGTTGCCGCCATCAGATTAAAGATGGTACTGGGCGAAAAGCCAAACATCCGATTGAGATTTTGTGGGAAGCTTTACGTAGTTAA
- a CDS encoding response regulator transcription factor has protein sequence MRVLLADDHLILLESLAALLEKKEGVQIVAKATNGLEALRLVEEVPIDIVVSDLNMPLLSGIEFTIRVKERFPHIKVILLTMVEDASQIREAIQAGACGYILKSASPDELRKALTEVGEGRRYFSRDIEKQLSSIPNPDVPNGHEIVDGVPHLTKREIEVIRFIVHDFSSEAIAKQLNVSINTIETHRRNIFKKLRLNTVVGLVRFAIKHKLID, from the coding sequence ATGCGCGTATTGTTGGCAGATGACCACCTGATTTTGCTTGAAAGCTTGGCAGCTCTCTTAGAAAAAAAAGAAGGGGTTCAGATTGTTGCCAAAGCAACGAATGGCTTGGAAGCGCTCCGTCTAGTGGAAGAGGTACCCATAGATATCGTCGTTTCTGACCTCAATATGCCTCTTTTGAGTGGTATTGAGTTTACTATTCGTGTGAAGGAACGATTCCCTCATATAAAGGTAATTTTGCTGACCATGGTGGAAGATGCCTCCCAGATTCGGGAAGCTATTCAGGCGGGAGCATGTGGATATATTCTAAAAAGTGCCTCCCCCGACGAATTGCGAAAGGCTTTGACTGAAGTTGGCGAAGGAAGGCGATATTTTAGCCGCGATATAGAAAAACAACTGTCTTCTATTCCCAATCCTGACGTCCCCAATGGCCACGAAATCGTGGACGGAGTGCCGCATTTAACCAAACGAGAAATCGAAGTTATCCGGTTTATCGTACATGATTTTTCCAGTGAAGCCATTGCCAAACAATTGAATGTCAGTATCAATACCATTGAGACCCACCGCCGAAATATCTTCAAAAAACTACGTCTGAATACCGTAGTCGGCTTGGTACGATTTGCCATTAAGCACAAGCTAATTGACTGA
- a CDS encoding response regulator transcription factor: MPNKTAADSPAEELEKLKQLNTFLQRRSIALTPQELKVLYYAIQRRTNADIATALEVSIATVKTHKNNLISKLGVAGKDGFHKFLLEMAHYRL, translated from the coding sequence ATGCCGAACAAAACAGCCGCTGACTCCCCTGCCGAGGAGTTGGAAAAACTGAAACAACTGAATACCTTTCTGCAACGCAGGTCGATTGCGCTCACGCCGCAGGAGCTAAAAGTGCTCTACTATGCCATCCAACGCCGCACCAATGCCGACATAGCAACGGCTTTGGAGGTAAGCATCGCCACCGTAAAGACCCACAAAAACAACCTTATTTCAAAATTGGGGGTAGCAGGGAAGGATGGTTTTCACAAATTTTTGTTGGAAATGGCCCATTATCGCCTCTAG
- a CDS encoding LytR/AlgR family response regulator transcription factor, whose protein sequence is MNPQLFISADLGHQHLFSFDLESIVRLEGVRNYTRFIPAKGQPVITCRSLGLYLEQLPQQFVRVHKSYVINSRYILGINPHSHSILMTDGTSIPISRRKRTTIMRLLGKSRLKSTT, encoded by the coding sequence ATGAATCCACAACTATTCATTTCTGCAGATTTAGGCCATCAGCATCTCTTTTCATTCGACTTGGAAAGTATAGTGCGTTTGGAAGGTGTTCGAAATTACACCCGCTTTATCCCCGCAAAAGGGCAGCCCGTCATTACCTGCCGGTCGTTAGGTCTCTACCTTGAACAGCTCCCGCAACAATTTGTACGGGTCCACAAGAGTTATGTTATCAACAGTCGGTATATTTTGGGCATAAACCCCCACAGTCATTCTATTTTGATGACCGACGGCACTTCTATTCCCATTTCAAGGCGAAAGCGAACAACTATCATGCGCCTTTTGGGGAAGTCCCGTTTAAAATCAACGACTTAG
- a CDS encoding helix-turn-helix domain-containing protein, translating into MTAQCPQPDHFDPLNRLDIFLLRQSIFLSPQELNVLYWAKEGRNNREIADQLGTAICTVKKHKNNLIAKLGVEGKAGLQQFLFHAAQNVPPIL; encoded by the coding sequence ATGACAGCCCAGTGCCCGCAACCAGACCATTTCGACCCATTGAACAGATTAGATATTTTTCTGCTCCGCCAATCTATTTTTCTCTCCCCACAGGAGCTCAATGTGCTGTATTGGGCCAAAGAAGGCAGGAACAATCGGGAGATAGCCGATCAATTGGGCACGGCCATCTGTACGGTGAAGAAGCACAAAAACAACCTCATCGCTAAGCTCGGTGTGGAAGGAAAGGCGGGCTTGCAACAATTTTTGTTTCATGCCGCCCAAAATGTACCCCCTATTTTGTAG
- a CDS encoding class I SAM-dependent methyltransferase gives MSRIKEIVKATPLIGDVARFIGKYRTRVPAGHFYSPIVSVDEVRKREAQIYPAPPRTLPGLDLREAEQVALMNTFAKSYFPSVPFTDTPQDGFRYYFVNKYFIHADATTLHCMMRHFRPKQIMEAGSGFSSAVMLDTNERFLNQSVKFTFIEPYPDRLYSLLTPADRQQTTIFEKTLQDIPVEYFEKLAENDILFIDSTHVSKTGSDVNYFLFEIFPRLKPGVIIHVHDVFYPFEYPKAWVIDGNGRFGWNEAYSLRAFLMYQDTFEILFHNDFLQTFHADWLAENMPTYATRGRGSSIWLRKVK, from the coding sequence GGCGGGGCACTTTTACAGCCCCATCGTGTCCGTAGATGAAGTACGTAAACGTGAAGCACAGATTTATCCCGCGCCCCCGCGCACTCTGCCGGGCCTCGACCTCCGCGAAGCGGAACAGGTAGCGTTGATGAACACGTTCGCAAAATCGTACTTCCCGTCGGTGCCTTTTACTGATACTCCCCAAGACGGCTTTCGGTATTATTTTGTCAATAAGTATTTCATCCACGCCGACGCCACCACGCTCCACTGCATGATGCGGCACTTCCGCCCCAAGCAAATCATGGAAGCAGGGTCGGGATTTTCGTCGGCGGTGATGTTGGATACCAACGAGCGGTTTCTCAATCAAAGCGTAAAATTTACGTTTATTGAGCCTTATCCCGACCGTTTGTATTCGTTGTTGACCCCCGCTGACCGTCAGCAAACGACGATTTTTGAAAAAACGTTGCAGGATATTCCCGTCGAGTATTTTGAAAAACTGGCCGAGAACGATATTCTTTTTATCGACTCTACCCACGTATCAAAAACGGGAAGCGACGTCAATTACTTTTTGTTCGAAATCTTTCCACGCCTCAAACCGGGCGTCATCATTCACGTTCACGACGTATTTTATCCGTTTGAGTACCCCAAAGCTTGGGTTATCGACGGCAACGGGCGTTTTGGCTGGAATGAAGCCTACAGTTTGCGCGCGTTTTTGATGTATCAGGATACGTTTGAGATATTGTTTCACAATGATTTCCTCCAAACGTTTCATGCCGATTGGCTGGCCGAAAATATGCCCACCTACGCCACCCGTGGCCGTGGTTCGAGTATTTGGCTGCGCAAAGTCAAATAA